The following are from one region of the Bacillaceae bacterium S4-13-56 genome:
- a CDS encoding molybdopterin molybdotransferase MoeA: protein MKFFNVVSVEEAKQLIKEKVPTLNKVETIPIEEAVGKILAEDIFSHEQVPAFKRSSVDGYAVKAKDTFGASESMPAFLTNVGKVEMGVEASKPIQFGEAMYVPTGGMLPEGSDSMVMIEHCEEIDDLLNIYRQVAPRENVIFAGEDIDQNQLVLSKGTELGPQHLAALGGLGIYEISVYQPVKIGYFSTGNEIVPYTTKELPLGKVRDMNALIVGQWVKKWNAEFVYGGIISDSFEELQNKAKEMLQEVDFLLLSGGSSVGTKDYTVEVMESLGEPGLQFHGISIKPGKPTIFSLAQEKPILGLPGHPASAFIIFFLFGKEVIYRLRGEEVVYAKKSNAILTKNLSSTPGRTDYIRVKLFEKNQQLYAEPILGKSGLISTLLESNGILEISSEREGYEKGNLVPVYLF, encoded by the coding sequence ATGAAATTTTTTAATGTAGTATCTGTTGAGGAAGCTAAACAATTAATTAAGGAAAAGGTTCCAACTCTAAATAAAGTTGAAACTATCCCCATTGAGGAAGCGGTAGGCAAGATTTTAGCTGAAGACATATTCTCTCATGAACAAGTTCCTGCTTTTAAAAGGTCATCAGTTGATGGTTATGCTGTAAAAGCGAAGGATACGTTTGGCGCGTCAGAATCGATGCCAGCTTTTTTAACAAATGTGGGAAAAGTCGAAATGGGCGTGGAAGCAAGCAAACCAATCCAATTTGGAGAAGCTATGTATGTTCCTACTGGTGGAATGCTTCCCGAGGGAAGCGACAGTATGGTAATGATCGAGCATTGTGAGGAAATAGACGATCTTTTAAATATTTATCGTCAGGTTGCACCAAGGGAAAATGTAATTTTTGCTGGCGAAGATATTGATCAAAATCAACTTGTGTTGTCCAAAGGAACAGAGTTAGGTCCTCAACATTTAGCGGCTCTTGGTGGATTAGGAATCTATGAAATTAGTGTCTATCAACCTGTCAAAATTGGTTATTTTTCAACAGGAAATGAAATTGTTCCTTATACTACGAAAGAACTTCCATTAGGAAAAGTTCGTGATATGAATGCTCTTATAGTGGGTCAATGGGTAAAAAAATGGAATGCAGAATTTGTTTATGGCGGAATAATTTCTGACTCATTTGAAGAGTTGCAAAATAAAGCAAAAGAGATGTTACAAGAGGTTGATTTCTTATTATTATCTGGTGGAAGCTCCGTTGGAACGAAGGACTACACTGTAGAAGTAATGGAATCGTTAGGAGAGCCGGGCCTTCAGTTTCATGGAATTTCCATTAAGCCTGGAAAACCAACCATATTTTCTTTGGCACAGGAAAAACCGATCTTGGGACTTCCAGGACATCCAGCTTCTGCTTTTATCATTTTCTTTTTATTTGGAAAAGAAGTCATCTATCGATTAAGAGGAGAAGAAGTGGTCTATGCCAAAAAATCAAATGCCATTCTTACTAAAAACCTTTCTTCAACCCCTGGTCGAACTGATTATATTCGAGTAAAATTATTTGAAAAAAATCAGCAACTTTATGCGGAACCGATCTTAGGCAAATCCGGGTTGATTTCTACTCTATTAGAAAGTAATGGAATATTAGAGATTTCCAGCGAAAGAGAAGGATATGAAAAAGGAAATCTTGTTCCTGTCTATTTATTTTAA
- a CDS encoding molybdenum cofactor guanylyltransferase, whose protein sequence is MKFCGVILAGGQSRRMGTNKALLPLNGKQAIGHILDEVSTVVESSVIISNEIESYSFLQIPVYQDIHPGKGPLAGLESVMENVESEWYVIIACDMPLISRKIIGELIDEAVSCDAVVPKVEGRKHPLMGVYHRSVLSVVKECIKNNELRMESLLQKISVKYKTSFQVEDSVVQKHFFNMNHPEEYENAKRMITKN, encoded by the coding sequence ATGAAATTTTGTGGAGTCATTCTAGCCGGTGGACAATCTAGGAGGATGGGAACAAACAAGGCTCTTTTACCTTTAAATGGGAAGCAAGCCATTGGACACATTTTGGATGAAGTTTCCACAGTTGTTGAATCTAGTGTTATAATTAGTAATGAAATAGAAAGTTACTCTTTTTTGCAAATTCCAGTATATCAAGATATCCATCCAGGGAAAGGTCCTTTGGCAGGACTAGAAAGCGTGATGGAGAATGTTGAAAGTGAATGGTATGTAATTATAGCATGTGATATGCCTCTAATCTCCCGTAAGATTATTGGTGAACTCATAGATGAAGCAGTCTCGTGTGATGCGGTGGTCCCGAAGGTGGAAGGAAGAAAGCATCCCTTGATGGGAGTTTATCATCGATCGGTGCTCTCTGTTGTTAAAGAATGTATCAAAAACAACGAACTTCGAATGGAATCTTTGCTTCAAAAAATCAGTGTGAAATATAAAACTAGTTTTCAAGTGGAAGATTCCGTGGTTCAAAAACATTTCTTTAATATGAACCATCCTGAAGAATATGAGAATGCAAAAAGAATGATTACAAAAAATTAG